The DNA region gagaaaggcacTCATTCAAAAAGCACCAGGGTCTCCCCAGCTTCCCATGGaactcccagcccagcagagcagatttCAGGCTCTCATCACTACACCAGGAGACTCCCTGCCCATACCTGCTCTCTGTTTTCTCCTGCTCCACCTCTATAATAGTCTAATCCTTCAACTTAAATAGCAGTGGCTTTGCCCCACCATGTCCCTTTTCCAAGCCTGTGGAGCCATTGTGCAACCTCATGGATGGCAAGGCACCCACCTTGCTCTCAGCTGCTCACCTTGATGATGATAGTTGCTTTGCTCACCTTAAAGGTGGCTACTCTGCTCACCTCCAAGCTGTCATCGGCATTGACCATCCAGCAGTCCGTGCACGTGGCCAGGAGTAGGAAGAGTGTTGAGAGAAGGGCAAGCCCAAATGCTGTCACCTGCAGGGCTGTACTCATGGGGAGACCTGCAAGAGCACAGAGATGttcaccagctctgccctggctaCTTCCAGACACCCAGTCTTACAAGGACAAAGTGCTACTGAGGCCAGGCATCCTCTGGATACCTAGGAGTTATCTGGGTCCTGTCTCACAGTGCTCGCTTGCTGTCAAAATGCTCTAATATCCTCAGCCAAGGTTGGGCCACCAGGTTTAATGTAGAGAAAGCTTTTAGACACACAGTAATTTTGTAGTGGATGCATTCCCACATAGGCTCCCTCTCTTCCAAATAGAAGATGCCAACCATCAGTACTTGCCCTTTGGAAATCAAGAGCTGCTGGAAACCACTGTCAAATAACTGCTGCTAGGAAAACCTGTGACCTAAGCATGTCTCCAGAGAACCTCTAGAGATCTCCATCCCTGCCACATGACTTGGTGGGTACATCCTCCACCctctcttgcttttgcttttcactCCAAGAAAAGCTATGAAGTGTTGGACGTCCAGGTTGGAGTACAGGCAAGTGTCCCATGGAGGTGTCCTAATCTTAAACACAAGCCCAAAGACATATCTCCCATTCCAAGGGGGACAAAGGCTGCTAGGGCATGATGTGGgtgccctgaggagctgccaaGGCTTTCCacagaggaaaagggagggCACCATTTGTTTTTCATACTGGATGGATGTTTTTCATTCCTAGATGACGGGACTCTGCAGAGAGGGGAGCTGTGCCCAAGGTATGAGCAGGGGACATTGTGTCTGCAAACCCTGTGCAAGAATCCTACTTTGTCATGTTTTGCAACCCAAAAAGCCAAATATTTTACTGCCTGAAGTTGCAACCACTGCAACAACCCTTTGGACAGGGATTCATACAAATGTGTTAATTAGCAACACCAGACAACTTTCTGAGCTACATGAGTTAATTACCATGAAATGATAAATCATCCTCACCAGGTTTAGTACCTCCAGCCAGAGGCTGCCCACCCTGGAATGGCACAGGCTCCCTGTGGGGCAAAGGTGGGAAGGAGGGTTGTCCCCACACCCAATGTGCCCCATCTCCCCCCACATCCCCTCTTAGGATGTCACTGGTAGTAAAGGCATCACTCTCCCATCATCTCTGAGAATTTCCATCAGCTTCACTCCAAGTGGGCAGTCTCTTCGACCCCAATTTacaatgtttttttaattccccAGGCTCCCTTCTGAGCTAATTCCCCAGAGCATTATTTCTTTCTGCTAGAGCCCAGCTGTTTTGGAGCCTTTGAAGAAAATCTGTTCAACCATTTCAGTTATATAATCAAgtaaaaggaagagaaagaaattcttaATGCTGGGGAAAATCAGCTCTAAACCTCAATAATAAAAGGTGTTCATGGAGAGCATTACCTTCACTGCAGGCTCATCCTTGTTGCAGAGGGGTGATGACAGAATCTCTTTGTTGCTGCTGATTTGGGATAAGGTATGTAAGCCTGGAAGGCTTTTAAGCGCTGATGGGATTGGATCCTGACTCATCTAATGGAGTCAGGGATACgcagcaccagctggagctTGTGCTGGGCTATTTAAGGTTTGTCCAAGGTACGTCAGCTGGGTTTTGTGCTCTGAGACATAATGGGCATCCCTGCAGTTAGAGCAGTCATAGGCTGGGAATGGAGCCTCCCCAAATATGTCACATGAGGAAACCAGTGGAAACCTGCTGGGAACTCTCCCCAGGTGGGGGACAAATAATCGGTTTTTTATTAGACCTTTCAATTACTGCCTAAGAATGAGTGGCCTAAGACACTGGAATAGCGTAAGATCCAGGAGAGATACCTGATTTCAGAGGGTTGGAAAGGGGTCAAAGAAAGGAGCTGGAATGCCAGGGTGATAATGAACGTCTTTGAATGGTAATTGagacctttctttttttcccattaagcAGAAAACAAGTGAAAACTCCTGCAGTGGTGATGGCTCAGGTTCCTGTCTGGTCAGCCCCCAAGGAGGTGCCTCTGAACCTGAGTAGCAGCACCCCAGCTGTCTGGCACTTGGAGCTACCCTAAAAGCTTCAGGTTTGTTTTCTAATCCCCTGCTGTTTGGGCATTACACAACATCTGTGTTACAGCACCCTTTGAGCACCCCTGGGCACAGGAGCTCCTCATGGCTCTGCCACCGCTCACCctcatttctcattttcattcaAGGGTCATAGCTGAGGTGCACTTGGGTTTTTagggtgggtttggtttttgttgtatttgggttttgtttttttttttttttttcctctagatAATCCTCTGCAGCATTTTACTGTGGACATTTTGGCAAGACACCAATCTTGGCAAATCCTTCAGCCTTGCAGAGACACCCAGGTGCCTGATGTGTGAGATTCCTGGGGCTTTGAGTTATTCTATTTTACCAGAATTCTGGCACATGTCAAGTCTAATGCTTAGGAATGCAGCAGTGAATTAAGGCCAAAAATGTTCAGAAGGGTTTGGGAACCTTCATTTTCCAACCTTTACAGATCAAGAATTTATGGTTCTTGGACAAGAAATACTGTGTGACCTCAAGTGATACAAAACTGTACCTCCATGGTCTCGGCAACACCTATAAAATAggtgtatttatattttctgcTCTGTCTAAACACTCAGTTTATGATATATCAAACTAATCCACCTTGTTAATCCCCAACTGAAACCTTTTTGGGGATGAAAAGAGGCAGGTAGAGGAGCAGAACTAGGAGCAAACTGTCACAGCACAGTTAGTCTGTAGCTGAACAAGGTAAATCTGGCCATAACAAATCAAATTCATCTGACCTGGCTCATTCTAGAAAAGAGGTAACAAAGACCTCAGCCAACTCTGTTCAGGCTTAGATGCAGATACACCACTGGCCAGAGAGCTGGGGGAGAGAGGTCCCATCCAGTCAGCTATCTAAGCTGGGAGATTCAAACGCCCTATAAAAAGGGCAGCCATATTCAGCTCAGTGCTCTTTGCTGGTGACTCTGTGTTGTGTTGGGTGTCTGTCTCCCACCCACGACTTCACATAACAGTGGTCAAATGATTAAGCTTCTTTCCCAGGTTAATGACAGTGAAAATCAGATCTTGGGTTTGTAAAAAATTTTGGTTTGTCAAAACTATGAGGTTTGTCACAACCATGTGTTTAAAAAGTGCTGACAAGACCCAAACCTTGAACTTCAGCAaatattttactaaaaaaacctgctgtggctggaaagggaaataaacGAAAGATGTTTTCTGAGATGGGATCATCTCAGAGAACTAGAGAGAACTCAGCAGATGCGGTAGGGGCAGGACAGTgaataagaatttttaaaatcaccaCCAAATTCAAACAGCCATGTCTCAGATGTGTGAGAAAAGCCCTTCTGCATGCCTGTGTGTGGGggtaattttcccttttccctcatttctgcCTATTAAAAAAATGACTGTTATTTCACAGGAGTTTGGCTGAAAGCAAGAGGTATGAGCCAAAACCTCAATACTGCTCATTAATCTGATgtgtttgaaagacaggtgtctaccagggaaggcaggaacctccTTTGGAATGGAGAACGTAAACCCCCTCCCACCGGATTATGATAATTTTTAAACCAAGGGGCTCTCGGGCAAAGATATGAGGATAGGAATAACAATTCTTTACTAGTATGTATATCAAGGCAAACAAAACAATAACTATGACATTAACAACAAACAGAATCAGGGACACAGTAAAAGCCTTCTGGGTTGCTGACACTTTCCCCTTTGGTGCAGTTATCTCACAGCTggcaaaaatgagcaaaaaaatcCCGGGGTGGTGGACTAGATATATTAGAAGTTCCACAGTGGTAGCTGGAACTCAGGGACGGTTCCGGCCACAGCGTGGAGAAACCCAGAGCCGGATCGAAAAaacagcggggccggggccgcggggaccCGGCTCCGAGCAGGGCAGCGACAAGCGAGGTTCAGGACTCCCAGGGCACACGAGCAGATGGTGATCGGCTGAACCCTGAGGTGGCGGTGAATTCTCCCTTGCAGTCAGCGACAGCCTGGCCGTCCTCCTCCAATGCCAAGGAGCGAGAGCACCCAGCCGCCTCCAACCCCGTCTTTTTTACCTGCCCCCATTATCGCGGAATCTCCGTTCCCCGGAGAGAAACTCCCCGAGGGAAAAAAGGTATAGCCAGATGCTCCATTCCTCTCCCGACTTCAGACACGGTCTTTTGTCTTTCTTAAGTACCCATAAGTATCCATAACTACCAGTAGTTACTTTCCTAGcaatttatggggaaaaaagaatatcTGTaagtaaaagggaaaaaacccaacccccaaCTGGTTTAATGACCAAAAGATGTGCGGGGGGGGGGAAACTGTTTCAGCCTGCCTGTGGTGCTGTGAACAAAGGCAGATCCACCTCTTTGATGTGCTTCAAACCTGAGTGTCCATCCCCAGAGAGCCTTCAGGTGACTATTGGAGATGTCACAGCAGCCACTAGGGACAGCAAATCCCTGGGTTTGAGGTGGGACGGGATGTATTTCTGGACTAGGTGCAGTAGGCAAGACGAGGATGCTAAGACGACACAGCAGCCATGCAAAAACCTGGATGGAAAACACGACCTCTGAAGAAAAACATGCACAGCAGGGGGTCACATCCCTGCATAGTGGAGTAAAAATCAGCTTAAATTAGTAAATACCCAATTAGGCACAAGTCAGAGCTGAATTCatgggaaatgggagaaaacaGGGAGACTTCAGCTATGAGGGTTCATAAGAGGGCCCATAAGTGGAAGATGCTGTTGGCATTTCAGCCTTGGGAAGAGACTTGTGGAGGGGCCAAGCTGGATTCCCAAGGATTTAATCTGAAGTTAAGAAATTTGTAAGACCACATCCCCACCTTTGAGACCAACATGTGGCAAAAGATGCAATATATTTAGCCAGGATGGCAAGAACCGTTGAGGATGGGGGAGAGGCTCCTGCCACACTGCAGAAGTGGCTCTGAACCAGCACTGGACTGGACTGGTCCAGATGGGGAGTGAGGGGAGATCAAAGAGACAGTTCCAGAAAGATGCCCAtgatttaatatattttaataccACCTAGTCACAATTTTAAGTACAAAAAATTCCAAGGCCATGCATCCCAAGGAAAAGTTAATGAAATTTACATTAATAGAATAAAAAACATTCTttatactgaaataaaaaggcCTTTTTAGTGtgtaggggttttttgtgggttttttttttgttttgggggggggttgtttttgtttgtttgttttaaagcacAAGGTTCCTTTTCAATCCTTACTGCAGTGGCTTTGGTTGGTGTTTTTCGAACCTCAAAATCTGGGTTCAGCACCTGATGGGTGATGCCAGCCTACAAGCACTGCTCTCCCCTGTGGTGTGCAGCACAGTTTTACAGGGGGACTGCAACTTAAAAGAGATAAAGGCAGTTTATAccagggagaaagagagaaatcatGCCCCACCTCAGGTAAAAAAATAGCATTGtttctcctccagcacagccatggacCCAGACCCGGGGATGGGCATAACATCAAatagagggaaagaaaataaaacagaaggaaataaaataaaaatgagaaaactagagtaaaataaaatagagcaaaataaaataaaataaagcaaagtaAAATAGAGCAacccaaaattttaaaaaatcagctttcTCTTCATATttgggtttaaaaataaaatttaaaaaatagataatGAAGCTGTTTGGATAATTTCCAGTCCTTCCCTGTGCATTGGTTGGCgcaacacctgcagcagggctggagggatggAGTACAGAGTTTAGAGGATTTACAGATGAAATTGGAGCTTTGGCATTTGCAAAGCAATTAGTAGCAGTAGAATAGAGGTACAAAGTGGTGGAGGCAATTAGCAGGTTGTATTTGGAACCTTCACTGTCTGCTCTAGGGGATCTTTGCGGGGGGCAGGGGGGTGATGTCAGAGGGATTTGGACCCAGCAGGGAGGCACCAAAATTCAGGGCTCTGTCCATCTGCTATTCAAAATAGTTGTGGTTGTGTTGGACaccaaaactaaaaccaaataatttatGTTCAGACCCCCTTTTTGCTGCTTTAATTTGCCCAAACCCATTTATTGTTTAACAAGGCATAGCCTGGTCCTGGACAGGAATGAGTTCAAGGCAGGTttgggctggcagagctcagctggagcaACTGGCCTCCAGGCAGGAAtcaataataattattaataattttaaagggTTGCTTTTCAGTAGCAATGAGGCAGGGTAATGCTGCACCCTAAAAGCATCCCTCTGCCAATGAACGGGGTGTGGGGATGCTTGAACCCCGAGTTGGGCTGGTGCTGTTAGAAGTAAAAACCTCATCCAAGGAAAACCAAACACTGGCTTTCCTCCTAACTTGCTCCTGAAAACGATGTGAGAGAGGGGTGGCCATGGTACAAAGCACTTCTGTGCAGCACACCCCCACGGGATTAGCCATTggctctgtgcccctgtgccactggcatCAGCCTCCCTGCATCACCCCCACAGAATCACTGTGACAGACAGACAAACATGGCGTGGCCACAATGTGGGGCTGGGAGTACCACCCTGCTCAGCTGAGGAGAACACAGCAATGATGGATATGAGAGGTGTGACACTTAAAACCTTTACTTTAGAGGCTGGCACTGAAAATGGTGCTGAAACCTGGAAGATAAGAAGGAGAAAGGTCTCACGGGGCATTCAGGGTCCAGGCAGGGTGGGAACACCAGGATCTTGCCTCTTTTTGAGAGAGAAGGGAggcactgggcagcaggagcGCAGGGTTAGGGCTCAGACATACTCCCGGGCTGTGGAGGGCTGTGACTGCTGATGGTACTGCTGTCCTCGGCGCAccttggcagggcaggagcagcacaggagagacCCCCCCAACATGGAGAGGCTGGCGGCCCCCCAGCCCACGAAGAGAGCAGAGCCGAATTCGTACCTGTGATGAAAGGGGTAAGGGAGCATCAGGGACGGGCAGAGAGGCACAGGTGCAAACTGAGATGGGCAACAGGATGCTTGAAGCCCTGATGAGGTGATCAAGGTGATGACAAGGCAGATTTTAGTTCTTCCCTCTCCATCCTCATCTTTCCTGTTGGCTATATCCAGCTACCACATGTCCCCATCTTTTAATCCTCCCCTGGGCTGAAATTCCACATATGCACCACTACCCAGTCCCAGCTGGTAACAGCTAAAGCTTTAGCATCAGGGACATCTTCTGCAAGGTGGCAGTGAGGGCTGGCAGAGGTCCTACCCGTGGGGCACATTGGCCCACAATGTTGTGCCTCACCAAAACCAGCAAGGAAAGGTCCAATGGGAAGTGCAGGACAAGACAGGATTCAGAAGGGCACCCCCTGAGCCAGGCTCTTACCTAGCGTTGATGGGGATGGTGCTCTCGCTGAAGAACTCATAGGTCACCTGTGTTGCATACAACGACACAGCAGCCAGTGTGCACAGACCTGggcacagaatcatggaatcacagaatgttttgggatggaagggacctttaaagttCACCAAGTCCAAAGCCCCTGCACTGAGAGGGCTGCCTAGCTGTTCCACTAGACATCAAACGTTGACTGTCAGTGACATCCATCTCTCACCAAACTGCTCCCCTTCCTCTATCAGTGTTGAAAGGTGTTTGAGGATTCCTGCACCAGTGATGTATTAAGGCTAGAGCTGCCTTACCAGAGAGAACGAAGAGAATACCTCCAGCAACAGCTATGCGGCTTTTGGTGACAGGATCCTCCTCCCCAACTTTGGTGCATTTCATGCCCACCACGCTCACGATGATGCCAAAGAAGCCCAGGAGGAGAGAAATGACCATGAGAGCCCGGCATGTCTGGATGTGAACTGCAAGGGGGGAAGAAAAACTGCTCCCAGCAGGTGCCTTTGACCACAGCCGCACTGGAAGCAAGGTCACTGCGTTCCATGCTGGTGATGGATCTGTCCTTAaccctgtccttgctgtgtAGCTCCCGTGTAGTATTTTCCCCACTTGGCAGATATGGGGACCTCAGCTCAGCACAGTGCTCCCAATGCTTTCCCTGACCTTACTCCCTATCACCCTCATCCTGGTCATGACTGTGCTGGGCTAGGAAACACCTTGCCAGGAGTGGCACCACAGTCACCAAATGCCAAAAGGGTGATGCACAGTCATGGAGCAGGGGCGGGGGAGTGTTTGATGTCCCCATGGGGCACTGTTGGTATCTAAATGTGATGCCCACATTGGAGCTCAAACATGCTGGGCCTAGGAGCATCCCAGCCACACAAATGGGCTCAAACCCACGGGCCAAGAGAGGCTCAGTCCTGGGATGGGGGCCCAAGATTCCCAGATGGAGAGGGAAGCTTGGACCCACATCAAGGCTCAGCTCAGTGGATGAGTGGACTCAGACCCTTCTGAGAGGGGGTCAGATCTACAATAGGGGTGGGGGCAAGAAGGACTTGGACCTGAAGGTGACTCAGGCTCCAGGAAGAGCCAGGGGAACTCAGATGCATAGGGGAAGGGGGCATCCAGACGTGAAGAGGGTACAAACCTGTTGGGGATGTGTGTTCAAACTCATACAGGTGGGTTCAAACATAGAGAAAGGCTGGGACCCATATGGGGGAGGGTCAAACCCACAGCGGGACTCAGACTTCCAAAGGGCAAGGGCATCTCAGGATCCCAGGGGAGCTCAGACTAAGGCAGAGATAGGGAGGGAGGACTGCATCCAGGAAAGGAAGCGGGGCTCATTCTTTGGGGCCCCGGGCCCCCGTACCCACCTTCGAGGGAGAGCAGCGAGTCGTGCAGGCggcactgctgctgcccggTGCTCTGGGCGGCGCAACTCATCCACAGCCCCTCGTGGAGCCCCACGGCCGTGATGATGGCGTCCCCAGCGTACGAGCTCTGCCGCCACTGCGGCAGCACGGCGGCCGCCAGCCCCGCCACCCAGCCGGCCAGCGCCGCCAGATACCCGGCCAGCTCCCGTGCCCCGCCGCCCATCGCTGCCGCCGCGCCCGGGCCCGCCCCGACGGACGGCGAGCGGCcgtgggaggagggaaaaggccggagggggggctctgagggggaaGACGGgtgggggcggggggaggagggCAATGTCGGGGGAAGATTTAAGGTGAAGGGAGAGACATGGGTCTTGCGCGGGGAGATTTAGGTCCcgggggggattttttgagtCTCgagtgggagagctggggcCAAGGGGGTGGGTTACCTGGAGTTTAGGTGGAATTGGGTACCGGGAGGCGGGAATTAGAGGCTTGGagggggggcactggggctcAGGGAAGAGCATTAGGTCTGAGGGGGAGAGATTTGAATCTGAGGAGAGTGATTTGGGGTTGGAGGCAAGGGATTTGAATCCTAGATGAAGAATGTGGTCTTAGGGAAAAGATTTGGGGCATGGAGGGTATTTGGGTCCTACAAGAGAGATTTGGGTCTTGAGAGAGATGGAAACCCCTCAATGACAGTGGAGGGATATGTGAAAATGGGGCTCCCCgacaggaggagggaggggattaCTGGGAAGTTACCATCCTTGACCCCCTGCCGTGGGCTGGGAGCCCCCAGAGGTCACTCCAGGaattcagcagggagcagggaaacgGTTCATTCAGGGAGGGAATTCAGGCACACCATACCACCATGGCAGCAACAAGAGAAGCCATTGTCAGTGGTGTATGCCTGTGGGGGTGTGGGGAACATGTGTCACCACCCTGGTGACACCAAGCCCATTGCAGCCCCAGGACCTGGCAATCGTTAACTGCCATGGCCTCATCAGCAGTCTGCTCACGCGCTCAGGCAGCTGGGGGTGGATGCTGGGATGGTGGGCAGCCTCCACTGGGACTGtatgttcatcctggagaaaacaTCCTCCAGATCCCCTGTTGCCCACCCCAATGCTGAATGGCACTCCAAGTGAAATAGGGGTGCTGGGTGGCTGCACTTGGGCCAGGATTTATTTGCCCGCATTCCTGGGATGGTTACGGTAATGGCCAGACTATCTGCAGAAAAAATCCAATGCCCTGTCCGGGGATGCTAGGGTgctcaatgtccttcttgttcAAGGACAGTTCCCTCCTTGCTGGAATGGT from Haemorhous mexicanus isolate bHaeMex1 chromosome 23, bHaeMex1.pri, whole genome shotgun sequence includes:
- the CLDN19 gene encoding claudin-19 isoform X2 translates to MGGGARELAGYLAALAGWVAGLAAAVLPQWRQSSYAGDAIITAVGLHEGLWMSCAAQSTGQQQCRLHDSLLSLEVHIQTCRALMVISLLLGFFGIIVSVVGMKCTKVGEEDPVTKSRIAVAGGLCTLAAVSLYATQVTYEFFSESTIPINARYEFGSALFVGWGAASLSMLGGSLLCCSCPAKVRRGQQYHQQSQPSTAREYV
- the CLDN19 gene encoding claudin-19 isoform X1, giving the protein MGGGARELAGYLAALAGWVAGLAAAVLPQWRQSSYAGDAIITAVGLHEGLWMSCAAQSTGQQQCRLHDSLLSLEVHIQTCRALMVISLLLGFFGIIVSVVGMKCTKVGEEDPVTKSRIAVAGGILFVLSGLCTLAAVSLYATQVTYEFFSESTIPINARYEFGSALFVGWGAASLSMLGGSLLCCSCPAKVRRGQQYHQQSQPSTAREYV